A single window of Verrucomicrobiota bacterium DNA harbors:
- a CDS encoding integration host factor subunit beta, with protein MTKRDLVVRISEETSLVQQRVLEVVQKTLDYIAEAVAKGTKVELRNFGVFEVKIRKARVGRNPNAPAADVRIPPRAVVKFKPGKEMREAVLKLTPNEGAPSPAQPKP; from the coding sequence ATGACAAAGCGTGACTTGGTGGTTCGAATCAGTGAGGAAACGAGTCTGGTTCAGCAGCGAGTTCTGGAGGTCGTTCAGAAAACTCTCGACTACATCGCTGAGGCCGTGGCGAAAGGCACCAAGGTGGAGTTGCGCAATTTCGGTGTCTTTGAAGTCAAGATCCGCAAGGCCCGCGTCGGACGCAACCCCAATGCCCCCGCCGCCGACGTGCGCATTCCTCCCCGGGCCGTCGTCAAATTCAAGCCGGGAAAAGAAATGCGCGAAGCCGTGCTTAAACTTACCCCGAACGAAGGC